The Mus caroli unplaced genomic scaffold, CAROLI_EIJ_v1.1 scaffold_17817_1, whole genome shotgun sequence nucleotide sequence GAGTAACAAGACCACAGGACCAACCCAAGTCTCTTCTGAGGAATGTTCTGCTCAGCCCTCTTCCTTCACATATCTTCCAGGGTAATCCTAAAAACGACTCATGGATCTTCGCCCTAAGTGTGCTTCTGAGCAGCACCTTCGTCTACAACAGCATGTGCACCATCAACCACCAGGCCCTGGAGCAGCTGCAGTATCCTTCTGGGATCTGAGCTACTAATTTCATTAAGTGCTCTGGAATGAATATGGACTCACTGCCCTGCACTGTCACTATGTGGCTTTTGATGGGGCAGAGCAGAGTGTTTAAGATGATTTGTTTTAATAAGAGAATCATGAGAGTATGTGCATGAAGTCCCTTTTCCTTAGCCAAGTGCCAGTTATGTCACAGAACTCACAGAGCTGATCAGAGTAAAGTCTTCTCCAAATCCCAATGGAATAAAGAATTCCACAGAATTTGTGAGTTTCTTTCCAGACTTTGTCTGGATTGTTCGGGATTTCATGCTGGAGCTGAAGTTAAATGGGGAAGACATCACAAGTGATGACTACCTGGAGAATGCCCTGAAGCTGATCCCAGGTACAGGGAAGGCTAGAGTGGGatggctggggagagagggcTAGGGTTGGAAGgctgtgtgggggggggtgccaTCTGCTGAGTGGCTCCCATCCTCTGT carries:
- the LOC110288190 gene encoding guanylate-binding protein 6-like, which produces MTQPQMAPICLVENHNEQLSVNQEAIEVLNKISQPVVVVAIVGLYRTGKSYLMNCLAGQNHGFPLGSTVQSQTKGIWMWCMPHPTKPEHTLVLLDTEGLGDVEKGNPKNDSWIFALSVLLSSTFVYNSMCTINHQALEQLHYVTELTELIRVKSSPNPNGIKNSTEFVSFFPDFVWIVRDFMLELKLNGEDITSDDYLENALKLIPGTGKARVGWLGREG